CCGGGCACCAACTCGGCCGGCACCCGCTCGCGGTCGAGCCCGGCGGCCTTCAGGCGCTGCTCGTCGTACAGGCCCTGCGGCTCGTCCAGCAGACCCCGCTCGGCCCACAACAGGCGCGCCGGGAGCGGAATCCGATGCACGGCGGCGAGCACCTCCGGGGCGAACAGGCCGACCCCGTCCACCCGGACGGCGTCGATCAGGCAGGAGGAGCGCAGCTCGGGCTCCTCGCCCACCAGGTCCCGCAGGACGTAGGCCTCCACCGAGGGCGACCAGCTCCCGGCGAATGCCGGGTGGGCCTGCCAGAACGCCCGGTAGGCGTCCCGGTCGGGGAAGGTCATGGACAGCCGCCGCATGGCCGGCCCGATGACGGCGGTGATCAGTTCGTCCGGGGTGAGCCCGGTCGGGGCGGGGAACCCCACGCCGCCGTCCACCAGCAGCACCGAGGCGAAGCGCGCCGGGTGCCGGACGGCGGTCAGGGCGGCCACGAAGGCCCCCATCGAGTGGCCGGTGAGGACGGAGTCGCGCAGGTCCAGCGCCTCGGCGAGGGCCGCGACGTCCTCGGCGTGCGCGGGGATCCCGTACGGGCCGGGCAGGGTGGCGCTGGCGGCCCGGCCGCGCAGGTCGGGAGCGACGAGGGCGACCCGGCCGGCCAGCAGTGCGGCGACCCTTCCCCAGGACAGCGCGTTCGCGGTGATGCCGTGCACCGCGAGCACCACCGGGGCGTCGGGGGCGGCGGCCGGCCAGCGCAGCACGGCCAGCCGGCCGCCGGCGACGGGCACCGTCAGTTCCTCCGGCGTGCCCGTCGCGTCGCCAGCGGGCGTCTGGTAGGTCAAGGTGTTCTCCTCAGGTCGGCCGGCCGCCCCACCTCGGGTCACCGGGGCAGTCGGCGGGAACGTTCCCGGGCGGCCCGCAGCCGGCCGGGCAGGCGCACCACGCCGCCCGGCAGCAGGTAGACCACCAGCACGAACAGTGTGCCGAGCAGGAACAGCGGTTGCGAGAGCGGCACGCGCAGGACGGCGGGCAGGCCGGCCACCGCGCCGGAGCCGGCCAGGTCGCCCAGGCGGTGGTCGGCCCAGGTGTAGAGGACGCCGCCGACCAGCGGCCCCCAGCGTGTCCCGGAGCCGCCGAGGACGACCATCACCAGCAGCGAGAGGGTGAAGTCGGAGGTGGTGGTCTGCGGGGTGGCGCCGCCGGTGAGCAGCAGGTAGACGATGCCGCCGAGCGCGGCCAGGGTGCCGGCCAGCACGAAGGCCACCAGCTTGAAGCCGTACGGGCGCAGGCCCAGCACCTCGACCCGGCGTTCGTTCTCCCGGATGCCCTCCCAGACCCGCCCGGTGGGGGAGTTGACGGCTCGGTGCACCACGGCCAGGGTCAGCACCAGGTAGGCCAGGGCGATCCAGTACAGATTGGCGGTGTGCTCGATCCCCACCAGCGCGCTCGGGAGTTGGTCGGCCGGGGCGGCCCGGCCCTCCTCACCGCCGGTGAAGCCGCCGGGGTCGCGCTCGACCAGGATCGAGCCGGCCTGGGCGAACGCCAGCGTCACCATGGAGAATCCGATGCCGTTCATCCGCAGGCTGACCGAGCCCAGCAGCGCCGCCATCGCCACCCCGGCCAGCAGCCCGAGCAGTGCGGACGGCAGGAACGGCAGGCCGGCCTGCAGCATCACGGTGTTGGTCGCGTAGGTGCCGGTGGCGAAGTACAGGGCGTGGCCGAAGGAGAGCAGTCCGGTGCGGCCGAGCAGCAGGTCGTAGCCGGTGGCGAGGGCGCCGAACAGCAGGCACAGGGCGATCAGTTGGAGGCTGCCCGGGCTACCGAGCGGGCCGTCCAGCAGGCCGGGCAGCGGCAGCGAGCTCCAGGGCGCGGTGAGCAGGGCGAGCAGCAGGGCGGCGGGCCACCAGCGGGCCAGCCGGCGCAGCCGGTCGGCCGGCGGTGCGGCGGGCGGGGCGCCCGCCTGGGTCTGCTCGGGCGTGGCGGTGGTCATGCGAGTCTCCCGGTGAGTCCGCTCGGCCGGACGAGCAGCAGGGCGGCGAGCAGGACGACGACGGCGAGGTCGCCGAGCCCGGCGGTGGTGTAGTAGTTGGCGAACTGCTGGACGAGCCCGACGGCGACGGAGGCGAGGGCGGCGCCGCCGACCGAGCCCATGCCGCCCATCACCACGACCACGAAGGCGAAGATGAGCAGCGAGGTGCCCTGGCCGGGGTCGACGGAGCCGAAGTAGAGGCCGCCGAGCGCCCCGCCGAGGGCGGCGGCCGCGCCGCCGATGGCGAAGACCAGGGTGAAGGCCTTGCGGACGTCGATGCCGAGCGCGGTGACCATGGCGCGGTCCTCGACGCCGGCCCGGACCACGAGCCCGTGCCGGGTGCGCCCGAGGAAGAGCTTGAGCACGGCCAGCACGGCGAGGGCGGCGGCGATCAGCACCAGCCGGTTGACCGGCACCTGGGCGCCGAGCAGGCCGAAGGTGCCGGTGAGCGCGGCCGGACCGGGGAAGGGGCGGGCGTCGGCCCCCCAGATCGCGGAGAGCAGCGCGGGCACGGCGAGGCCGACCCCGACGGTGGCGAGCACCTGCTCGCGCGGGCGTTCGTACAGCGGGCGGATGACGGCGAGTTCGAGCAGGACGGCGGCGAGGGTGCCGGCCGCGGTCCCGAAGGCGACCGCCAGTACGAAGCCGAGGCCGCCGGGGCCGGCGCCCGGCAGGTGCCCGGAGGCGGCCCACCAGGTGCCGTACGCGCCGACGCTCAGCAGGGCGCCGTGCGCGAAGTTCAGGACGTCCATCAGGCCGAAGATCAGCGACAGGCCGGAGGCGACCAGGAAGTACAGCGCTCCCAGTCCCAGCCCGGTGAGGGTGAGCAGGACGACGGTGGACATCAGTGTTCCCTGTCGGTGTGGTGGCGGGCGGCCGGCGGCCGGCCGGCGGAGGCCTGGTCGGCGGCGCCCTGGTGGCGTCCGA
The sequence above is a segment of the Kitasatospora sp. NBC_00240 genome. Coding sequences within it:
- a CDS encoding alpha/beta fold hydrolase, which encodes MTYQTPAGDATGTPEELTVPVAGGRLAVLRWPAAAPDAPVVLAVHGITANALSWGRVAALLAGRVALVAPDLRGRAASATLPGPYGIPAHAEDVAALAEALDLRDSVLTGHSMGAFVAALTAVRHPARFASVLLVDGGVGFPAPTGLTPDELITAVIGPAMRRLSMTFPDRDAYRAFWQAHPAFAGSWSPSVEAYVLRDLVGEEPELRSSCLIDAVRVDGVGLFAPEVLAAVHRIPLPARLLWAERGLLDEPQGLYDEQRLKAAGLDRERVPAELVPGTNHYTLLIGEDGAEVVARHLLTAAGLPADRLG
- a CDS encoding branched-chain amino acid ABC transporter permease gives rise to the protein MTTATPEQTQAGAPPAAPPADRLRRLARWWPAALLLALLTAPWSSLPLPGLLDGPLGSPGSLQLIALCLLFGALATGYDLLLGRTGLLSFGHALYFATGTYATNTVMLQAGLPFLPSALLGLLAGVAMAALLGSVSLRMNGIGFSMVTLAFAQAGSILVERDPGGFTGGEEGRAAPADQLPSALVGIEHTANLYWIALAYLVLTLAVVHRAVNSPTGRVWEGIRENERRVEVLGLRPYGFKLVAFVLAGTLAALGGIVYLLLTGGATPQTTTSDFTLSLLVMVVLGGSGTRWGPLVGGVLYTWADHRLGDLAGSGAVAGLPAVLRVPLSQPLFLLGTLFVLVVYLLPGGVVRLPGRLRAARERSRRLPR
- a CDS encoding branched-chain amino acid ABC transporter permease — protein: MSTVVLLTLTGLGLGALYFLVASGLSLIFGLMDVLNFAHGALLSVGAYGTWWAASGHLPGAGPGGLGFVLAVAFGTAAGTLAAVLLELAVIRPLYERPREQVLATVGVGLAVPALLSAIWGADARPFPGPAALTGTFGLLGAQVPVNRLVLIAAALAVLAVLKLFLGRTRHGLVVRAGVEDRAMVTALGIDVRKAFTLVFAIGGAAAALGGALGGLYFGSVDPGQGTSLLIFAFVVVVMGGMGSVGGAALASVAVGLVQQFANYYTTAGLGDLAVVVLLAALLLVRPSGLTGRLA